The following proteins are co-located in the Manihot esculenta cultivar AM560-2 chromosome 9, M.esculenta_v8, whole genome shotgun sequence genome:
- the LOC122724674 gene encoding probable glutathione S-transferase parC — translation MADNAEVILLDFWPSPFGMRVRIALAEKGIKYEYREEDLKNKSDLLQQMNPVHKKIPVLIHNGKPVAESLIAVQYIDEVWKVKAPLLPSDPYQRAQANFWADFVDKKLFELGRKIWATKGEEQEAAKQGFIESLKLLEGELGEKPFFGGENLGYVDVALMPFYSWFYTYEVCGNFSIEAECPKLIEWAKRCLAKESVFNSLPDHKKVYGFMLELKKRFGIE, via the exons ATGGCTGATAATGCAGAGGTGATTCTGTTGGACTTCTGGCCAAGCCCTTTTGGTATGAGAGTTAGGATTGCTTTGGCAGAGAAGGGTATTAAGTATGAGTACAGGGAAGAGGATTTGAAGAACAAGAGTGATTTGCTGCAGCAGATGAACCCAGTTCACAAGAAGATCCCAGTTCTcatccacaatggcaaaccagTTGCTGAGTCTCTTATTGCTGTTCAATACATTGATGAAGTCTGGAAGGTCAAAGCTCCATTGCTTCCCTCTGATCCTTATCAGAGAGCTCAAGCTAACTTCTGGGCTGATTTTGTTGATAAGAAG ctatttgagcttgggaggaaGATATGGGCAACAAAAGGCGAAGAGCAGGAGGCAGCAAAGCAGGGATTCATAGAGTCCCTTAAGCTCCTGGAAGGAGAGCTTGGAGAGAAGCCATTCTTTGGGGGTGAAAATTTGGGCTATGTGGATGTTGCTCTTATGCCATTCTATAGCTGGTTTTATACCTATGAGGTGTGTGGAAATTTCAGCATAGAGGCTGAGTGTCCTAAGCTTATTGAATGGGCTAAAAGGTGCTTGGCAAAGGAGTCTGTGTTCAACTCTCTTCCTGATCACAAGAAGGTCTATGGATTTATGTTGGAGCTGAAGAAGAGATTTGGGATAGAGTAG